Proteins encoded in a region of the Quercus lobata isolate SW786 chromosome 8, ValleyOak3.0 Primary Assembly, whole genome shotgun sequence genome:
- the LOC115954704 gene encoding protein IQ-DOMAIN 1-like, whose amino-acid sequence MGKRGGCFSALKRALGAESKEKKDQKTHKPKKKWFGKSKKAAPNPYSKEASFASSVHLALPSSSPPPPPPPPPPPVPPIEDVTLAEAEDEQNKHAYSVAIATAVAAEAAVAAAQAAAEVVRLSTVGHYHGKSKEDIAAIKIQTAFRGYLARRALRALRGLVRLKSMIKGQSVKRQAATTLKCMQTLARVQSQIRERRIRMSEENQALQRQLQQKRDKELEKLRTSIGEDWNDSTLSKEQVEAKLQSRQEAAMRRERALAYAFSHQQMWKNSSKSANPTFMDPNNPHWGWSWLERWMAARPWECRSAMDQSDRASVKSAASRAISVGEITKAYSRYILNQDMPSPSGQKSSRPPSRQSPSTSHSKAPSLSSVYGRRISHSPRGSGLSGDDDMRSVQSERFRRHSIAGSSMRDDESLASSPALPSYMTPTASAKARSRLSSPLGSETNGTPEMGTAGSVKKRLSFHSSPAGSKRHSSPAKNSVSSIKDIGVRTEEKVNNVGSR is encoded by the exons ATGGGAAAGCGAGGCGGATGTTTTTCTGCACTGAAGAGAGCTCTCGGTGCTGAATCCAAGGAAAAAAAGGACCAG aaaACACACAAACCGAAGAAGAAATGGTTTGGGAAGTCGAAGAAAGCAGCTCCAAATCCTTATTCCAAAGAAGCTTCATTTGCTAGTTCTGTTCATCTtgctcttccttcttcttctcctcctcctcctcctcctcctcctcctccgccTGTGCCTCCCATTGAAGACGTTACGTTAGCTGAAGCCGAGGATGAACAGAATAAGCATGCTTACTCCGTGGCAATTGCAACTGCTGTGGCTGCAGAGGCAGCTGTTGCAGCTGCTCAGGCTGCTGCTGAGGTTGTTCGTCTCTCTACTGTTGGCCATTACCATGGAAAATCGAAGGAAGATATTGCGGCTATCAAGATTCAGACTGCATTCAGAGGATACTTG GCAAGGAGGGCATTGCGGGCTTTGAGGGGATTGGTGAGATTGAAATCAATGATTAAAGGGCAATCTGTCAAACGCCAAGCAGCTACCACATTAAAATGCATGCAGACTCTTGCTCGTGTGCAATCTCAAATTCGTGAAAGGAGAATTAGAATGTCGGAGGAGAATCAGGCTCTCCAGCGGCAGCTCCAACAGAAACGTGACAAAGAGCTTGAGAAGTTGAGAACTTCT ATAGGAGAAGACTGGAATGATAGCACTCTATCTAAGGAGCAAGTTGAAGCAAAACTGCAGAGCAGGCAAGAAGCTGCTATGCGAAGAGAAAGGGCATTGGCTTATGCATTCTCACATCAG CAAATGTGGAAGAACTCTTCAAAATCTGCAAACCCAACATTTATGGATCCGAACAATCCTCATTGGGGCTGGAGTTGGTTAGAGAGATGGATGGCAGCCCGGCCATGGGAGTGCCGAAGTGCAATGGATCAAAGTGACCGTGCCTCTGTAAAGAGTGCTGCAAGCCGAGCCATTTCTGTTGGAGAAATCACCAAAGCTTATTCACGTTACATCCTTAACCAGGATATGCCTTCCCCTAGTGGCCAAAAATCAAGCCGACCTCCAAGTCGTCAATCCCCTTCAACTTCCCATTCCAAGGCCCCATCTTTATCATCAGTATATGGGAGACGAATATCACATAGCCCTAGGGGAAGTGGGTTAAGTGGGGATGATGACATGCGTAGTGTCCAGTCAGAACGCTTCCGGAGGCATAGCATTGCAGGTTCATCAATGAGAGACGATGAGAGCCTTGCAAGCTCCCCTGCTCTTCCAAGTTACATGACACCAACAGCATCAGCAAAGGCTAGGTCCCGGCTGTCAAGTCCTCTAGGATCAGAGACAAATGGGACACCAGAGATGGGAACAGCAGGTTCTGTAAAAAAGCGTCTCTCATTCCATTCTTCCCCGGCTGGATCAAAGAGGCATTCTAGTCCTGCTAAGAACAGCGTTAGCTCCATTAAGGACATTGGTGTGCGTACTGAGGAAAAAGTTAACAATGTTGGGAGCAGGTAG
- the LOC115957387 gene encoding mitochondrial import inner membrane translocase subunit TIM14-1: protein MATPFIAGLAVAAAALAGRYGIQAWQAFKARPPTAKMRRFYDGGFQPTMTKREAALILGVRENAPADKVKEAHRKVMVANHPDAGGSHYLASKINEAKDVMLGKTKGSGSAF, encoded by the exons ATG GCAACACCATTTATAGCTGGGCTTGCAGTAGCTGCTGCTGCTCTTGCTGGTAGATATGGGATCCAGGCTTGGCAAGCATTTAAGGCACGCCCGCCAACAGCCAAAATGCGTAGATTCTATGACGGTGGTTTCCAACCGACAATGACAAAAAGGGAAGCAGCTCTTATTCTTGGTGTTAG AGAGAATGCACCGGCGGACAAGGTCAAGGAAGCACATAGAAAGGTAATGGTTGCAAACCATCCTGATGCAGGTGGTAGCCATTATCTTGCTTCCAAAATTAATGAAGCTAAAGATGTGATGCTTGGTAAAACAAAGGGTAGTGGATCTGCGTTCTAA